A genomic stretch from Pradoshia eiseniae includes:
- a CDS encoding transposase, translated as MRKEDNTLPIPRLWIDDAIYHIINRGARKEPIFLNNIDKYRFLLILTEAHHKYQFKLHAYCLMNNHFHLLIQSATHSPSKIMQTILQRYSSYFNRTYQTHGHVFQDRFHAVHVDQENYFLNVSKYIHLNPVVAGMVAKPEDYQWSSYNSYIKNTQRSHPFIETTKTYACYQHNPREMYRKFVEK; from the coding sequence ATAAGAAAGGAGGATAATACACTGCCAATACCAAGATTATGGATTGATGATGCTATTTATCATATCATTAACCGAGGAGCCAGAAAGGAACCGATATTCTTAAATAACATCGATAAATACCGGTTTCTATTGATTCTTACAGAAGCCCACCATAAATATCAATTTAAGCTACATGCATACTGCCTTATGAACAACCACTTCCATCTCCTCATCCAATCAGCTACACATTCTCCAAGTAAAATTATGCAAACCATCCTGCAACGTTATTCCAGTTATTTTAATCGCACATATCAGACCCATGGGCATGTCTTTCAAGATCGCTTTCATGCTGTTCATGTAGATCAAGAGAATTATTTTCTCAATGTAAGCAAATATATTCACCTAAACCCTGTAGTAGCTGGAATGGTTGCAAAGCCGGAAGACTATCAATGGAGCAGCTATAATTCTTATATTAAGAATACGCAAAGAAGTCATCCCTTTATCGAAACAACCAAGACCTATGCCTGCTACCAGCATAATCCGCGAGAGATGTACCGAAAGTTCGTAGAAAAATAA